A DNA window from Bradyrhizobium barranii subsp. barranii contains the following coding sequences:
- a CDS encoding SMP-30/gluconolactonase/LRE family protein, translating into MEEVPTSVLSDDPCHLGEGPTYDLSTDTAWWFDIREGRLFEAHLGSGSIRVHALGRMASGLGRIDAERQLIVAEDGLYIRKLADGALTLVCPLEADNPATRSNDARVHQSGTFWIGTMGRNAEAGAGAIYAFHRGKISMLFPRITIPNSICFSPDGATGYFADTARAVLYAVPLDPATGLPRGEPDVLLRHTGIGGLDGSVCDADGQIWNACWGAGRIDVYSPQGERLRSLRVPARQSSCPAFVGPDLSRLLVTSAWQDMDAAARAADPQAGCTFLLQASARGRAEPDVTLA; encoded by the coding sequence ATGGAAGAGGTGCCGACCTCGGTTCTCTCGGACGATCCGTGCCATCTCGGCGAGGGGCCGACCTATGATTTGAGCACCGACACGGCCTGGTGGTTCGATATCCGCGAGGGGCGGCTGTTCGAGGCGCATCTCGGCAGCGGCAGCATTCGTGTCCACGCGCTCGGCCGGATGGCGAGCGGTCTCGGGCGCATCGACGCCGAGCGCCAGTTGATCGTCGCCGAAGACGGCCTCTACATCCGCAAGCTCGCCGACGGCGCGTTGACGCTGGTCTGTCCGCTTGAAGCCGACAATCCCGCGACGCGCTCCAACGATGCCCGTGTGCATCAGTCCGGCACGTTCTGGATCGGCACCATGGGCCGCAATGCGGAGGCAGGAGCAGGCGCGATCTACGCATTCCATCGCGGCAAGATTTCGATGCTGTTCCCCCGCATCACCATTCCCAATTCGATCTGCTTTTCACCTGATGGTGCGACCGGCTACTTCGCCGACACCGCGCGCGCCGTGCTCTACGCCGTTCCGCTTGATCCGGCCACCGGCTTGCCGCGAGGCGAGCCGGACGTTCTGCTGCGCCACACCGGCATCGGGGGCCTCGACGGCTCGGTGTGCGACGCCGACGGGCAGATCTGGAACGCCTGCTGGGGTGCGGGCCGGATCGATGTCTACTCTCCGCAAGGCGAGCGCCTGCGCTCGCTGCGCGTGCCGGCAAGGCAGTCGAGCTGCCCGGCCTTCGTCGGCCCTGATCTGTCGCGCCTCCTCGTCACGTCGGCCTGGCAGGATATGGACGCCGCGGCGCGCGCCGCCGATCCGCAAGCCGGCTGCACTTTCCTGTTGCAGGCATCCGCGCGTGGCCGCGCGGAGCCTGACGTCACGCTCGCATAG
- the chvE gene encoding multiple monosaccharide ABC transporter substrate-binding protein, with amino-acid sequence MLKLKTTFLALALAGAATMASGVTASAQDKATVGIAMPTKSSARWIDDGNNMVKVLKERGYNTDLQYAEDDIPNQLSQVENMVTKGAKALVIAAIDGTTLSDVLKQAKAKGITVIAYDRLIRGTPNVDYYATFDNFQVGVLQAESLVQGLGLKDGKGPFNIELFGGSPDDNNAYFFYNGAMSVLKPYIDSGKLVVVSGQMGMDKVATLRWDGATAQARMDNLLSAYYGNKKVNAVLSPYDGLSIGIISSLKGVGYGSAGQPMPVISGQDAEVPSIKAMLRGDQYSTIFKDTRDLAKVTADMVDAALAGKQVTVNDTKTYENGAKTVPSYLLKPVVVYKDNWEKTLVDSGYYKKSQFQ; translated from the coding sequence ATGCTGAAACTGAAGACGACATTCCTCGCGCTGGCGCTGGCCGGCGCAGCGACGATGGCCTCAGGCGTCACCGCCTCCGCCCAGGATAAGGCGACGGTCGGCATAGCCATGCCGACGAAATCGTCGGCGCGCTGGATCGACGACGGCAACAACATGGTCAAGGTGCTGAAGGAGCGCGGCTACAACACCGACCTGCAATATGCCGAGGACGACATCCCGAACCAGCTCTCGCAGGTCGAGAACATGGTAACCAAGGGTGCGAAAGCGCTGGTGATCGCCGCGATCGACGGCACCACGCTGTCCGACGTGCTCAAGCAGGCGAAAGCAAAAGGCATCACCGTGATCGCCTATGACCGCCTGATCCGCGGCACGCCGAACGTCGACTATTACGCGACCTTTGACAATTTCCAGGTCGGCGTGCTGCAGGCAGAATCGCTCGTGCAGGGGCTCGGCCTCAAGGACGGCAAGGGCCCATTCAACATCGAGCTGTTCGGCGGCTCGCCCGACGACAACAACGCCTACTTCTTCTACAACGGCGCGATGAGCGTGCTGAAGCCGTACATCGACAGCGGCAAGCTCGTCGTCGTCTCCGGCCAGATGGGCATGGACAAGGTCGCGACGCTCCGCTGGGACGGCGCCACCGCGCAGGCCCGCATGGACAATCTGCTCAGCGCCTACTACGGCAACAAGAAGGTCAACGCTGTGCTGTCGCCCTATGACGGCCTCTCGATCGGCATCATCTCATCGCTGAAGGGCGTCGGCTATGGCAGCGCCGGTCAGCCGATGCCTGTTATCTCGGGTCAGGATGCCGAGGTGCCCTCGATCAAGGCGATGCTGCGCGGCGATCAGTACTCGACCATCTTCAAGGACACCCGCGACCTCGCCAAGGTGACCGCCGACATGGTCGACGCCGCACTCGCCGGGAAGCAGGTCACCGTCAACGACACCAAGACCTACGAGAACGGCGCCAAGACGGTGCCGTCCTATCTCTTGAAGCCGGTCGTGGTCTACAAGGACAATTGGGAGAAGACTCTGGTCGACAGCGGCTACTACAAGAAGTCGCAGTTCCAGTAA
- the mmsA gene encoding multiple monosaccharide ABC transporter ATP-binding protein: protein MTAMLEMRNVSKSFSGVQALRDVNFSVEAGQIHALVGENGAGKSTLMKVLSGVYPAGSYEGTIVFEGEERRFRDINDSEALGIIIIHQELALIPLMSIAENIFLSHPPSKFGVIDRDEVYRRTRELLAQVGLKESPDTLITDLGVGKQQLVEIAKALSKRVRMLILDEPTASLNEADSAALLERLMAFREQGIGSILISHKLNEVAKVADHITVLRDGRTVDSIDCRSEPIQEDRIIRSMVNRDLAHRFPERSAKIGAPVLTVENWSVYHPIHPERQVIKNVNFGVKRGEVVGIAGLMGAGRTEFAMSLFGRSWGTTISGRIRLEGREIVLPSVAAAIDAGLAYVTEDRKQLGLILADDVRKNITLASLDQVAPGRVIDDIAELKVASDYRSRMRIRCSDVYQETGQLSGGNQQKVVLSKWLMTDPKVLILDEPTRGIDVGAKYEIYCIINELAEAGRGVVVISSEMPELLGICDRICVMNDGAFVGEFKGAEATQEKIMRAIMRNERSNGSGVPEAAEMGGLQP, encoded by the coding sequence ATGACCGCCATGCTGGAGATGCGCAACGTCAGCAAGAGCTTTTCAGGCGTGCAGGCTCTGCGTGACGTGAACTTCTCGGTCGAGGCCGGGCAGATCCACGCGCTTGTCGGCGAGAACGGTGCCGGCAAATCCACACTGATGAAAGTGCTCAGCGGCGTCTACCCGGCCGGCAGCTACGAGGGCACCATCGTCTTCGAGGGCGAGGAGCGCCGCTTCCGCGACATCAACGATTCCGAGGCGCTCGGCATCATCATCATCCACCAGGAGCTGGCGCTGATCCCGCTGATGTCGATCGCGGAGAACATCTTCCTGTCGCATCCGCCGTCAAAATTCGGCGTCATCGATCGCGACGAGGTCTACCGGCGCACGCGCGAGCTGCTCGCGCAGGTCGGCCTGAAGGAATCGCCGGATACGCTGATCACCGACCTCGGCGTCGGCAAGCAGCAGCTGGTAGAGATCGCGAAGGCGCTGTCCAAGCGGGTGCGGATGCTGATCCTGGACGAGCCGACCGCGAGCCTCAACGAGGCCGACAGCGCCGCGCTGCTCGAACGCCTGATGGCCTTCCGCGAGCAGGGCATCGGCTCGATCCTGATCTCGCACAAGCTCAACGAGGTGGCCAAGGTCGCCGACCACATCACCGTGCTGCGCGACGGCCGCACCGTCGACAGCATCGACTGCCGCAGCGAGCCGATCCAGGAAGACCGCATCATCCGCAGCATGGTCAACCGCGATCTCGCCCATCGCTTTCCCGAGCGCAGCGCGAAGATCGGCGCGCCTGTCCTGACCGTCGAGAACTGGTCGGTCTATCACCCCATTCATCCCGAGCGGCAGGTGATCAAGAACGTCAATTTCGGCGTGAAGCGCGGCGAGGTCGTCGGCATTGCCGGGCTGATGGGCGCCGGCCGCACCGAGTTTGCCATGAGCCTGTTCGGCCGCTCCTGGGGCACCACTATCAGCGGCCGGATCCGGCTCGAGGGCAGGGAGATCGTGCTGCCGAGCGTCGCGGCTGCGATCGACGCCGGCCTTGCCTATGTCACCGAGGACCGCAAGCAGCTGGGCTTGATCCTGGCCGATGACGTCCGCAAGAACATCACGCTCGCCAGCCTCGACCAGGTCGCACCCGGCCGGGTGATCGACGACATCGCCGAGCTGAAGGTTGCCAGCGACTACCGGAGCCGCATGCGCATCCGCTGCTCCGACGTGTACCAGGAGACCGGCCAGCTCTCCGGCGGCAACCAGCAGAAAGTGGTGCTGTCGAAATGGCTGATGACCGATCCCAAGGTCCTGATCCTGGACGAGCCGACCCGGGGCATCGATGTCGGTGCCAAATACGAGATTTACTGTATCATCAACGAGCTTGCGGAGGCCGGGCGCGGCGTTGTGGTGATCTCCTCGGAGATGCCCGAGCTGCTCGGTATCTGCGATCGCATCTGCGTCATGAACGACGGCGCCTTCGTCGGGGAGTTCAAGGGCGCAGAGGCGACGCAGGAGAAGATCATGCGCGCCATCATGCGCAACGAACGAAGCAACGGAAGCGGCGTGCCTGAGGCCGCGGAGATGGGAGGATTGCAGCCATGA
- the mmsB gene encoding multiple monosaccharide ABC transporter permease, with the protein MTDKTVSLPEERRTGSFIKNNLRNYGMLMSLIAIMLFFQVMTGGTLLQPLNLTNLVLQNSYIVIMALGMLLVIVTGHIDLSVGSVAGFVGAVAALLMVTYKVDYTLAFIACLVVGAAIGAAQGYWVAYFKIPSFIVTLAGMLVFKGLALAVLQGQSLGPFPPTFQKLSSGFIPEFLPEAGTLHPTSMLIGAVLALGLVYASAKSRAREQSHGIEVEPYAFFLGKSVVLACAVLYFTYLIATYRGLPNVLVIMSALIALYGFVTRRTVIGRQIYAVGGNAKAASLSGIKTERLTFLTFVNMGVLAALAGLVFAARLNTATPKAGLGFELDVIAACFIGGASAYGGVGRVGGAVVGAMIMGVMNNGMSILGIGIDYQQVIKGLVLLGAVCIDVYNQRR; encoded by the coding sequence ATGACCGACAAGACGGTGTCGCTGCCCGAGGAGCGCCGGACCGGCAGCTTCATCAAGAATAATTTGCGCAATTACGGCATGCTGATGTCGCTGATCGCGATCATGCTGTTCTTCCAGGTCATGACCGGCGGCACGCTGCTCCAGCCGCTCAACCTGACCAATCTGGTGCTCCAGAACAGCTACATCGTCATCATGGCGCTCGGCATGCTGCTTGTGATCGTCACCGGCCATATCGACCTCTCGGTGGGGTCGGTCGCGGGCTTCGTCGGTGCGGTCGCCGCTCTGCTGATGGTGACGTACAAGGTCGACTATACGCTCGCCTTCATCGCCTGCCTCGTGGTCGGCGCTGCAATCGGCGCGGCGCAGGGCTATTGGGTCGCCTATTTCAAGATACCGTCTTTCATCGTGACCCTGGCCGGCATGCTCGTGTTCAAGGGACTTGCGCTCGCGGTGTTGCAGGGGCAGTCGCTCGGGCCGTTTCCGCCGACCTTCCAGAAATTGTCGTCGGGCTTCATTCCGGAGTTCCTGCCCGAAGCGGGCACGCTGCATCCGACCTCGATGCTGATCGGCGCGGTGCTGGCGCTGGGGCTGGTCTATGCCAGCGCCAAGAGCCGCGCGCGGGAGCAGTCGCACGGGATCGAGGTCGAGCCTTACGCGTTCTTCCTTGGCAAGAGCGTGGTGCTGGCCTGCGCCGTGCTCTACTTCACCTACCTGATCGCGACCTATCGCGGCTTGCCGAACGTGCTGGTGATCATGAGCGCCTTGATCGCGCTCTACGGCTTCGTCACCCGCCGCACCGTGATCGGCCGGCAGATCTATGCCGTCGGCGGCAACGCCAAGGCGGCAAGCCTGTCGGGCATCAAGACCGAGCGGCTGACCTTCCTCACCTTCGTCAACATGGGCGTGCTCGCAGCCCTTGCCGGCCTCGTCTTTGCCGCGCGCCTCAATACCGCAACGCCCAAGGCCGGTCTCGGCTTCGAGCTTGACGTCATCGCCGCCTGCTTCATCGGCGGCGCCTCGGCCTATGGCGGGGTGGGGCGCGTCGGCGGCGCCGTGGTCGGCGCCATGATCATGGGCGTGATGAACAACGGCATGTCCATCCTCGGCATCGGCATCGACTATCAGCAGGTGATCAAGGGCCTGGTGCTGCTCGGCGCGGTGTGCATCGACGTGTATAACCAGCGGCGGTAG